The Streptomyces sp. DG2A-72 genome includes a region encoding these proteins:
- a CDS encoding cytochrome P450, with protein sequence MSAAVDSAPVSTDVPYLDVVDPAFRFENPEVTEAQERHWYANTALGQLVLRHAEANDLVRDSRLTHDGPGFMKSNGITEGPVYDWFVGALVNQDGSHHRRLKSLVNKAFTPRMVNDLRPVIRESADRLADELAAAGPCDFYADFADRLPLTVMTELLGVPAKDFPRFGTWSSDIGLVFSLAAGGDIPARVEAAVTGLYGYVDELMAQKAAHPGDDLISALVAVRNTEGDVTPEELRNLVVTMVFAAHDTTRLQLANAMATFVEYPDQWRILGERPDLAVQAVEEVMRWRPSSNAVFRNAVEEFEFRGETFPAGTMFLIGVQATQRDPRAYPGGETFDITVPRQAGVLQFGGGPHYCLGAPLARMELAEALPALAAKLGPPLLAGEVSWRPAVGITGPNELPLRFG encoded by the coding sequence ATGTCAGCGGCTGTCGACTCCGCACCGGTCTCCACCGACGTCCCGTACCTCGACGTCGTCGATCCCGCGTTCCGCTTCGAGAACCCCGAGGTGACCGAGGCGCAGGAGCGGCACTGGTACGCGAACACCGCGCTCGGGCAGCTCGTGCTGCGGCACGCGGAGGCCAACGACCTCGTGCGGGACAGCCGCCTCACCCATGACGGCCCGGGCTTCATGAAGAGCAACGGCATCACCGAAGGCCCGGTCTACGACTGGTTCGTGGGGGCCCTCGTCAACCAGGACGGCTCTCACCACCGCCGGCTCAAGTCCCTGGTGAACAAGGCGTTCACGCCGCGCATGGTGAACGATCTGCGCCCCGTCATCCGCGAGAGCGCCGACCGCCTGGCCGATGAACTCGCCGCCGCCGGACCGTGCGACTTCTACGCGGACTTCGCCGACCGGCTGCCGCTGACGGTGATGACCGAGCTGCTCGGCGTGCCGGCCAAGGACTTCCCGAGGTTCGGCACCTGGAGCTCGGACATCGGTCTGGTCTTCAGCCTGGCGGCCGGCGGTGACATCCCGGCGCGCGTCGAGGCGGCCGTGACCGGTCTGTACGGCTACGTCGACGAACTGATGGCACAGAAGGCCGCGCACCCGGGCGACGACCTGATCTCCGCCCTGGTCGCGGTGCGCAACACCGAGGGCGATGTGACCCCCGAGGAGCTGCGCAACCTGGTCGTCACCATGGTGTTCGCCGCCCACGACACGACCCGGCTGCAGCTGGCCAACGCGATGGCGACCTTCGTCGAGTACCCGGACCAGTGGCGGATCCTCGGCGAGCGGCCCGATCTCGCCGTGCAGGCGGTCGAGGAGGTCATGCGCTGGCGCCCGTCCTCCAACGCCGTCTTCCGCAACGCCGTCGAGGAGTTCGAGTTCCGCGGCGAGACCTTCCCCGCGGGCACCATGTTCCTGATCGGCGTGCAGGCCACCCAGCGCGATCCGCGGGCCTACCCGGGCGGCGAGACCTTCGACATCACGGTGCCCCGGCAGGCCGGGGTGCTGCAGTTCGGCGGCGGTCCGCACTACTGCCTGGGCGCTCCGCTGGCCCGGATGGAACTGGCGGAGGCGCTGCCCGCCCTGGCCGCGAAGCTGGGGCCGCCCTTGCTCGCGGGAGAGGTCAGCTGGCGCCCCGCCGTCGGCATCACAGGACCCAACGAGCTGCCGCTGCGGTTCGGCTGA
- a CDS encoding MFS transporter: MTTAPAKRTGLVLFLLAFSQFIISVDYNIVYVALPDIGESMDFSAQSLQWVVSAYAVSFGGLLLFGGRAVDRIGARRLFLTGLVFYAVSSLVGGFATTQGVLIGARLVQGVGGALLFPAVLALIATSFEGTLRTKAFAVWGAAGSLGLAAGALLGGVLTDLASWRWVFFINVPLALIVLLPAPKAIRRDGRANLSAGGFDLPAAILATVGVSSIVTGLVTGPEEGWTHTLPLGALIVGVVLLAAFFVTEAKTREPLMPLRLLKNRPLVVSVAVLLVFQTALAGGYYIFTTYVQPVLGYSAIEAGLAFLPLTLASMIGSGKLAPRFMERYGLRVTLATGMIVNGIGIGLTAAVMTTGGSFYALLPGSIIWGIGGGLVFVSVFASAGSGVGDEEQGMASAMASTAQQVGGAVGLAVLVAVANSTFTGTYATAAGSDIVSGLRLAGLIGAGLLLLGGFLALALKKDAPTKTQEPEPLSLLPAPACGSADSCAALQKQSASSAPACGTREREEEPAAVGRG; this comes from the coding sequence ATGACCACGGCTCCAGCAAAGCGAACAGGTCTCGTCCTGTTCCTGCTGGCCTTCTCCCAGTTCATCATCAGCGTCGACTACAACATCGTGTACGTCGCCCTGCCCGACATCGGGGAGTCCATGGACTTCTCCGCGCAGTCGCTGCAGTGGGTCGTCTCCGCGTACGCCGTCTCCTTCGGCGGTCTGCTCCTGTTCGGCGGCCGGGCGGTGGACCGGATCGGTGCGCGTCGGCTCTTCCTGACGGGTCTGGTCTTCTACGCGGTGTCCTCGCTCGTGGGCGGCTTCGCCACCACCCAGGGCGTCCTGATCGGCGCCCGCCTCGTGCAGGGCGTCGGCGGTGCGCTGCTCTTCCCCGCCGTACTCGCCCTGATCGCCACGTCCTTCGAGGGCACCCTGCGCACCAAGGCGTTCGCCGTCTGGGGCGCGGCCGGCTCCCTGGGGCTCGCCGCCGGCGCGCTGCTCGGCGGCGTCCTGACCGATCTGGCCTCCTGGCGCTGGGTGTTCTTCATCAACGTCCCGCTCGCCCTGATCGTGCTGCTCCCCGCCCCGAAGGCGATCCGCCGCGACGGGCGCGCCAATCTCTCCGCGGGCGGCTTCGACCTGCCGGCCGCGATCCTCGCGACCGTCGGCGTCTCCTCGATCGTGACCGGCCTGGTGACCGGGCCCGAGGAGGGCTGGACGCACACACTGCCGCTCGGCGCCCTGATCGTGGGCGTGGTGCTGCTCGCCGCGTTCTTCGTCACCGAGGCCAAGACGCGTGAGCCCCTGATGCCGCTGCGGCTGCTCAAGAACCGGCCCCTTGTCGTCTCCGTCGCGGTGCTTCTCGTCTTCCAGACCGCGCTCGCGGGCGGCTACTACATCTTCACCACCTACGTACAGCCCGTGCTCGGCTACAGCGCCATCGAGGCCGGTCTGGCCTTCCTGCCGCTGACCCTCGCCTCCATGATCGGCTCCGGGAAGCTCGCGCCGAGGTTCATGGAGCGCTACGGCCTGCGCGTCACGCTCGCCACCGGCATGATCGTCAACGGTATCGGCATCGGCCTGACCGCCGCCGTCATGACCACCGGCGGCTCCTTCTACGCCCTGCTGCCCGGCTCGATCATCTGGGGCATCGGCGGCGGACTCGTCTTCGTGTCGGTCTTCGCCTCCGCGGGCTCCGGCGTGGGCGACGAGGAGCAGGGCATGGCCAGCGCGATGGCCTCCACCGCCCAGCAGGTCGGCGGCGCCGTCGGCCTCGCGGTCCTGGTCGCCGTCGCCAACTCCACCTTCACCGGTACGTACGCCACCGCCGCCGGCTCCGACATCGTCTCCGGCCTGCGCCTTGCCGGTCTGATCGGGGCGGGCCTGCTGCTCCTCGGCGGCTTCCTCGCCCTGGCCCTGAAGAAGGACGCCCCGACCAAGACGCAGGAGCCGGAACCGCTCAGCCTGCTCCCGGCCCCGGCCTGCGGCTCGGCGGACAGCTGCGCTGCGCTGCAGAAGCAGAGCGCGTCTTCGGCGCCTGCCTGCGGGACGCGTGAGCGCGAGGAAGAGCCGGCGGCAGTCGGCCGAGGCTGA
- a CDS encoding MarR family winged helix-turn-helix transcriptional regulator — MTAEPARWRQQIILTWRVGNAVDRALLRRHGIGLSDFLTLSALKDAGGGPLRVMELADAVGVSSSTMSRMLSRLETDALVARRVGTDDRRSSYAELTRPGAEKLGSATATFALEVAAALATAP; from the coding sequence GTGACGGCCGAACCCGCCCGGTGGCGGCAGCAGATCATCCTCACGTGGCGGGTCGGGAACGCGGTCGACCGGGCGCTCCTGCGCCGCCACGGCATCGGCCTGTCCGACTTCCTCACGCTCAGTGCCCTCAAGGACGCGGGCGGCGGCCCGCTGCGCGTCATGGAACTGGCCGACGCGGTGGGCGTCTCGTCCTCGACGATGAGCCGGATGCTGTCGCGTCTGGAGACGGATGCGCTGGTGGCCCGGCGCGTCGGCACGGACGACCGCCGTTCTTCGTACGCGGAGCTCACCCGGCCCGGCGCCGAGAAGCTGGGCAGCGCCACGGCGACCTTCGCGCTGGAAGTGGCCGCGGCACTCGCCACCGCACCATGA
- a CDS encoding ferredoxin, translated as MKVTVDHDRCVGADQYVMPAPDVSDQRDEDGLAGVLDAEPAAAQHDTVRETAAICPAAAIQVEG; from the coding sequence ATGAAGGTCACCGTGGATCACGACAGGTGCGTCGGCGCAGACCAGTACGTCATGCCGGCGCCCGATGTGTCCGACCAGCGCGACGAGGACGGCCTCGCCGGCGTCCTCGATGCCGAACCTGCCGCGGCGCAGCACGACACGGTGCGTGAGACCGCGGCGATCTGCCCGGCGGCGGCGATACAGGTCGAGGGATGA
- a CDS encoding DsbA family protein, with translation MVSIKVWSDYVCPFCLLAKEPLRQAVLGADAEIEWMPFELRPHPTPTLRPEGSYRQGAWERSVYPPAERMGPAGRLPDVSPQPYTRLAFERYQFARGHGLGQSCVPRMLRAFFHVDRDLGDLEVLTRIAAELGLPAAEFRTVLEQGTYATAHRCALAAADRHRITSVPTVIVDGTHRIEGVPAVARLRAAIAAARAEDTVPARAGAAQGSSRW, from the coding sequence ATGGTAAGCATCAAGGTCTGGTCCGACTACGTGTGCCCCTTCTGCCTGCTCGCCAAGGAACCGCTGCGGCAGGCGGTCCTGGGCGCGGACGCGGAGATCGAGTGGATGCCGTTCGAGCTGCGGCCGCACCCGACGCCCACGCTGCGTCCCGAGGGCTCATATCGGCAGGGCGCCTGGGAGCGCTCGGTGTATCCGCCGGCCGAGCGGATGGGGCCGGCCGGCCGGCTGCCGGACGTGTCGCCGCAGCCGTACACCCGGCTCGCCTTCGAGCGCTACCAGTTCGCGCGCGGGCACGGTCTCGGCCAGAGCTGTGTGCCGCGGATGCTGCGGGCGTTCTTCCACGTCGACCGTGACCTCGGCGATCTGGAGGTACTGACCCGGATCGCCGCCGAACTCGGCCTGCCCGCGGCCGAGTTCCGCACCGTCCTGGAGCAGGGCACGTACGCCACCGCGCATCGGTGCGCGCTCGCCGCGGCGGACCGGCACCGCATCACGAGCGTGCCCACCGTCATCGTCGACGGCACCCACCGCATCGAGGGTGTGCCGGCCGTGGCGCGTCTGCGGGCGGCCATCGCCGCCGCCCGGGCCGAGGACACCGTCCCCGCCCGGGCGGGCGCCGCGCAGGGCAGCAGCCGGTGGTGA
- a CDS encoding fumarylacetoacetate (FAA) hydrolase, which produces MSILFECEYEGERYAGFARPVPGQELTLHKVADGQVQAAIIAAGGAEAAVEALVRDTEAITVDGAAPLRLLPPLLPTGSNNALVSGFMRTHKSKYEDEPTNETEFVAPNWFFKGFGDWLRMPGETLTVPAKAVALIEEPEVALVYVNDDEGTPHYAGYTFGNDLCDIGLHRQNPGWNPYCKLCDTSLTPWLFLGEPPQTVTGTTVIERAGVTAWEGPFDCGADALYFTVRDMADNLLEYPAVRRPGLVNYILLGADEASFHDGFRIADGDRITIDVKSHDVTLSNPVRFGGVPGTQ; this is translated from the coding sequence ATGTCAATCCTCTTCGAGTGCGAGTACGAGGGCGAGCGGTACGCGGGCTTCGCCCGGCCGGTGCCCGGCCAGGAGCTGACCCTGCACAAGGTGGCCGACGGCCAGGTGCAGGCGGCGATCATCGCCGCGGGCGGCGCCGAGGCAGCCGTCGAGGCCCTGGTCCGTGACACCGAGGCGATCACGGTCGACGGCGCGGCCCCGCTGCGCCTGCTCCCGCCGCTGCTGCCCACCGGCAGCAACAACGCCCTGGTGAGCGGCTTTATGCGGACCCACAAGTCCAAGTACGAGGACGAGCCCACCAACGAGACCGAGTTCGTGGCGCCCAACTGGTTCTTCAAGGGCTTCGGCGACTGGCTGCGCATGCCGGGCGAGACACTGACGGTGCCCGCGAAGGCCGTCGCCCTGATCGAGGAGCCGGAGGTCGCGCTCGTCTACGTCAACGACGACGAGGGCACCCCGCACTACGCCGGCTACACCTTCGGCAACGACCTGTGCGACATCGGCCTGCACCGGCAGAACCCGGGCTGGAACCCGTACTGCAAGCTGTGCGACACCTCCCTCACCCCCTGGCTCTTCCTGGGCGAGCCGCCGCAGACGGTGACCGGCACGACCGTCATCGAGCGCGCCGGCGTCACGGCCTGGGAGGGGCCCTTCGACTGTGGTGCCGACGCCCTGTACTTCACGGTCCGTGACATGGCGGACAACCTCTTGGAGTACCCGGCCGTGCGCCGCCCGGGGCTCGTCAACTACATCCTCCTCGGCGCCGACGAGGCCAGCTTCCACGACGGCTTCCGGATCGCCGACGGCGACCGGATCACCATCGATGTGAAGAGCCACGACGTGACCCTGTCGAACCCGGTCCGCTTCGGCGGCGTGCCCGGCACGCAGTAA
- a CDS encoding ScbR family autoregulator-binding transcription factor has translation MVDPKQERALKTRDDILHAAASAFDELGYKGASVREIMRRAGVTLGALYFHFENKEALARAVMLAQPQELVPRLHSVGVQRMVDFSLVWAHQLNVNPLMRAAVRLAVEQQALGIGDDVSYGDFEALFAGWLKEADDKGELARGVEPEVVAQFLVGAFTGIQHYAHLAGSTDTLPERVIRMWTLLLPGVARPEVVKRIDLDPGRGE, from the coding sequence ATGGTGGATCCCAAACAGGAGCGTGCCCTCAAGACGCGCGACGACATCCTTCATGCTGCGGCCAGCGCCTTTGATGAGCTCGGCTATAAGGGCGCCAGTGTGCGGGAGATCATGCGGCGAGCCGGCGTGACGCTGGGTGCGCTGTATTTCCACTTCGAGAACAAGGAGGCGCTGGCACGCGCTGTCATGCTGGCCCAGCCCCAAGAGCTCGTCCCGCGCCTGCACTCTGTAGGGGTGCAGCGCATGGTCGACTTCTCGCTGGTGTGGGCGCATCAGCTGAACGTCAACCCGTTGATGCGAGCGGCTGTGCGGCTCGCCGTGGAACAGCAGGCTCTCGGCATCGGGGACGACGTTTCCTACGGAGATTTCGAGGCACTCTTCGCGGGTTGGCTCAAAGAGGCCGATGACAAGGGCGAGTTGGCGCGCGGGGTGGAACCCGAGGTCGTGGCCCAATTCCTGGTGGGGGCATTCACGGGAATCCAGCACTATGCGCACTTGGCCGGGAGCACTGACACCCTCCCCGAGCGCGTCATTCGAATGTGGACATTGCTGCTGCCCGGCGTCGCGAGGCCGGAGGTGGTGAAGAGGATCGACCTGGACCCGGGGCGCGGCGAGTAG
- a CDS encoding GH3 auxin-responsive promoter family protein has translation MGASQVGFGAKFGEPLSAEPGTGAPWGSLPVPVAADAHLEKMYLRLRLAVESDVRCVIGINAAMVALPYQLNPWWPRIVKEVRDGTLGGLPPTAPNPGRARRLEELAERYGTVRPAHVWPNMRALFCWTTGLAALYLPCLREEFGAAVTVLPAPVAASEGPVGVALDRHPSAGSLVVTASVYEFADADADLCAGSETLAPHELEPDRDYHVVFSHVGGLYRYAVGDVVRVVDHADGVPRLEYTGRSTRSDHAGKRLRDAQVIRALTAALGVGGLEVRNAACRLGPPPGPGSPPGRGPNRAPPPTSSPSLRTPPGARTGPGASPSASTGPCAAS, from the coding sequence GTGGGCGCGAGCCAGGTCGGCTTCGGCGCGAAGTTCGGCGAGCCGCTGTCCGCCGAGCCGGGTACCGGGGCGCCCTGGGGGTCACTGCCCGTGCCGGTCGCGGCGGACGCTCACCTGGAGAAGATGTATCTGCGGCTCCGGCTCGCCGTGGAGAGCGATGTGCGCTGTGTCATCGGCATCAACGCGGCGATGGTGGCGCTGCCGTATCAGCTGAACCCGTGGTGGCCGCGGATCGTCAAGGAGGTCCGCGACGGCACCCTGGGCGGCCTTCCGCCCACCGCGCCCAACCCCGGGCGGGCCCGCCGGCTCGAGGAACTGGCCGAGCGGTACGGCACGGTCCGCCCCGCCCATGTCTGGCCCAACATGCGGGCCCTGTTCTGCTGGACCACCGGCCTTGCTGCCCTGTATCTGCCGTGTCTGCGCGAGGAGTTCGGCGCCGCGGTGACCGTGCTTCCCGCCCCGGTGGCCGCCTCGGAAGGGCCCGTCGGCGTGGCCCTCGACCGGCATCCCAGCGCGGGCAGCCTGGTGGTGACGGCCTCGGTGTACGAGTTCGCCGACGCGGACGCCGACCTGTGCGCCGGCTCGGAGACCCTCGCGCCGCACGAGCTGGAGCCGGACCGCGACTACCACGTCGTCTTCAGCCATGTCGGCGGCCTCTACCGGTACGCGGTCGGCGATGTGGTCCGGGTGGTCGACCACGCCGACGGCGTGCCGCGCCTGGAGTACACCGGCCGCTCCACCCGCTCCGACCACGCCGGCAAGCGGCTGCGTGACGCCCAGGTGATCCGGGCTCTCACGGCGGCCCTGGGCGTGGGCGGCCTCGAGGTGCGCAACGCGGCCTGCCGCCTCGGCCCGCCCCCCGGCCCTGGCTCTCCTCCCGGCCGAGGGCCCAACCGGGCTCCCCCGCCTACGAGTTCGCCCTCGCTCCGCACACCCCCTGGAGCCAGGACGGGGCCGGGCGCTTCCCCGAGCGCCTCGACCGGGCCCTGCGCCGCGAGTTAG
- a CDS encoding acyltransferase, which produces MSTEDLTRPSEAVAPRASATAGTAAGTAQGVTLGGGRLPTLTGLRFPAALLVFLFHAALPLSDTRVFADDGLAGRFYVLAAQSGGLGVTFFFILSGFILTWSAREGDLARAFWRRRYAKIVPAYLVSWFLALLLVDLSATEVWQGAATLFMVQSWIPDVTTNFAVNNPGWSLSTEAFFYLCFPALYVVAKRIPARRLKFWIAGTTAAIALTPLLTYTLIPIGTEVVPNEPGDSANYFWFAYIFPPARLLDFVLGIFVARAVMTGRWRDIGMVWSGVLLAVSYAVASFTPLLYGLRVMCVVPAAMLIAAGALADTQGRRTVFSRRVATWLGEVSFAFYLVHYTVLTLVRELLGERMLSTPVGIAVLIAEAAVSLLLAWAMYAWVERPVTRRWSRPRKAAHRPRVM; this is translated from the coding sequence ATGAGCACCGAGGACTTGACCAGGCCTTCCGAAGCCGTCGCCCCACGCGCCAGTGCCACGGCCGGAACTGCGGCAGGAACCGCCCAGGGCGTCACCCTGGGCGGTGGCAGGCTTCCGACGCTGACCGGGCTGCGCTTCCCCGCGGCCCTGCTGGTGTTCCTCTTCCACGCCGCGCTGCCGCTTTCCGACACGCGGGTATTCGCCGACGACGGTTTGGCGGGACGGTTCTACGTCCTGGCCGCGCAGTCCGGCGGCCTGGGCGTCACCTTCTTCTTCATCCTCAGCGGGTTCATCCTGACCTGGTCGGCCCGCGAGGGTGATCTGGCGCGGGCCTTCTGGCGCCGGCGCTACGCCAAGATCGTGCCGGCCTATCTGGTGTCGTGGTTCCTCGCGCTGCTTCTTGTCGACCTGTCGGCCACCGAGGTGTGGCAGGGCGCGGCAACGCTGTTCATGGTGCAGTCGTGGATCCCGGACGTCACGACCAATTTCGCCGTGAACAACCCGGGTTGGTCGCTGTCCACGGAGGCGTTCTTCTATCTGTGCTTCCCGGCGCTGTACGTCGTGGCGAAGCGAATCCCGGCTCGGCGCCTGAAGTTCTGGATCGCCGGGACCACCGCCGCCATCGCGCTCACCCCGCTCCTGACGTACACGCTGATCCCGATCGGCACCGAAGTGGTACCCAACGAGCCGGGGGACTCGGCCAATTACTTCTGGTTCGCGTACATCTTCCCGCCCGCGCGGCTGCTCGACTTCGTGCTCGGCATCTTCGTGGCGCGTGCGGTGATGACCGGCCGCTGGCGCGACATCGGCATGGTCTGGTCCGGGGTGCTGCTCGCCGTTTCCTACGCCGTGGCCTCCTTCACACCGCTGCTCTACGGCCTGCGCGTGATGTGCGTGGTGCCGGCGGCGATGCTCATCGCAGCCGGGGCGCTCGCCGACACGCAAGGGCGGCGCACCGTGTTCAGCCGGCGCGTGGCCACCTGGCTCGGTGAGGTCTCGTTCGCGTTCTACCTGGTGCACTACACCGTCCTGACCCTCGTACGGGAGTTGCTCGGCGAACGGATGCTCAGCACACCTGTGGGGATCGCGGTGCTGATCGCGGAGGCCGCGGTGTCCCTTCTGCTCGCCTGGGCGATGTACGCGTGGGTGGAGCGCCCCGTGACCCGCCGATGGTCGCGGCCCCGAAAGGCCGCCCACCGCCCGCGCGTTATGTGA
- a CDS encoding alpha/beta fold hydrolase, which translates to MRDWQSLSKTASAPPRSRTASSDRTRTSGPGWPKGPTPSARPAPRNDDYLQRAAEDPSPCRRGRARSAWSLVTAEESRDTAALLPHGRLVTVPGAGHLPPLETPVAVTRELTTSSS; encoded by the coding sequence GTGCGCGACTGGCAGTCCCTGTCGAAGACGGCGTCCGCCCCACCCAGATCAAGGACCGCCTCTTCCGACAGGACCCGGACCAGTGGGCCCGGCTGGCCGAAGGGGCCGACACCCTCCGCGCGCCCGGCACCGAGGAACGACGACTATCTGCAGCGGGCCGCCGAGGACCCGAGTCCGTGCCGGAGGGGGCGAGCACGATCTGCGTGGTCGCTGGTCACCGCGGAGGAGTCCCGTGACACCGCCGCTCTGCTGCCGCACGGGCGGCTCGTGACGGTGCCCGGGGCCGGCCATCTGCCACCCCTGGAGACCCCGGTCGCGGTCACCCGCGAACTGACCACCTCGAGCTCGTAG
- a CDS encoding FAD-dependent oxidoreductase: protein MSGDRIAVVGASAAGLAAAKALRRHGWQGGLSRIGAEPHLPHDRPPLSKQLLSGASSPERARLRTREQLYALGLDVRLGVGVLAATGLPARAFPGAECVAGVRSLRRMDDAMALRELLRMLQQRVVVVGNGVLGSEPAAVVGELGHKAALAGPARTPVEGTLGPCPGALPAPVHTTTGVDDTVRSVHLGDGTELPADLALTAAGSTPAAAWLAGTEGLDLTDGLGCEAYCAAAPGLYAADVARRRHPAYERGVRIEHRMDATGQGTAAARNLLAALRPQPGLTAAEFTPVPYFWSDQYDLRIQAHGLLSLAELVHTEMRRPTERRGPVRRGRPGNRGGRGRSAAAPGARPASRDRETRALGRGRRRFQDGTRMIRAMGPHPPPRPDRIHAAASWGSSHTTHPLPARKLIHRQAQEVP from the coding sequence ATGAGTGGGGACCGTATCGCCGTCGTCGGTGCCTCGGCCGCGGGACTCGCGGCGGCAAAGGCGCTGCGCCGCCACGGGTGGCAGGGCGGGCTGAGCCGGATCGGGGCCGAGCCTCATCTGCCGCACGACCGGCCGCCGTTGTCGAAGCAGCTGTTGTCCGGCGCGTCAAGTCCCGAGCGCGCCCGGCTGCGCACCCGCGAGCAGCTGTACGCCCTCGGCCTCGATGTACGGCTCGGCGTGGGCGTTCTCGCCGCGACCGGTCTGCCGGCCCGCGCGTTCCCGGGCGCCGAGTGCGTGGCAGGCGTACGGAGCCTGCGCCGCATGGATGACGCCATGGCGCTGCGGGAGCTGCTTCGCATGCTGCAGCAGCGGGTGGTCGTGGTCGGCAATGGCGTCCTCGGCAGTGAACCTGCTGCGGTCGTCGGCGAGTTGGGGCACAAGGCGGCACTCGCCGGACCCGCTCGGACGCCGGTGGAGGGCACGCTCGGGCCATGTCCCGGCGCGCTGCCCGCCCCGGTCCACACGACCACGGGTGTGGACGACACCGTGCGCTCGGTGCACCTCGGCGATGGCACCGAGCTGCCCGCGGACCTCGCCTTGACGGCGGCCGGGTCGACACCCGCGGCGGCGTGGCTCGCGGGCACCGAGGGCCTGGACCTCACGGACGGCCTGGGTTGCGAGGCGTACTGCGCGGCGGCGCCCGGCCTGTACGCGGCCGACGTGGCTCGCCGGCGCCACCCGGCCTACGAGCGTGGGGTGCGCATCGAGCACCGGATGGACGCCACCGGGCAGGGAACGGCAGCGGCCCGAAACCTGCTCGCCGCGCTGCGGCCCCAACCGGGCCTGACTGCCGCTGAGTTCACTCCGGTGCCTTACTTCTGGTCAGACCAGTACGACCTCAGGATCCAGGCGCACGGGCTGCTCTCCCTGGCCGAGCTGGTGCACACCGAGATGCGGCGGCCGACTGAGCGCCGCGGCCCTGTACGGCGCGGACGGCCAGGCAACCGGGGTGGCCGCGGCCGATCTGCCGCCGCGCCCGGTGCGCGCCCTGCGAGCCGTGATCGCGAAACCCGCGCCCTGGGGCGAGGCCGTCGTCGGTTTCAAGACGGCACTCGGATGATTCGAGCCATGGGACCACATCCACCACCGCGACCGGACCGAATTCACGCCGCTGCCAGTTGGGGCTCTTCGCACACCACACACCCACTCCCTGCCCGCAAGTTGATTCACCGTCAGGCCCAGGAGGTCCCATGA
- a CDS encoding SDR family NAD(P)-dependent oxidoreductase — MIAGASSGIGAAAARLFAAEGASVVLMARREDRLRALAEEITAAGGRALAAPGDVTDPGDAARVVKKAVNTYGGLDGAFNNAGWATAGTPLHETDDAVFTQALDVNLRGVWNCLKAQIGVMLESGRGGSIVNTASIAGVLATGATAPYIAAKHAVIGLTRAAADEYGQRGIRVNALVVGSTRTELIRSVLESAPALEEVFTMRSLQKRMAHPTEVAQAAAWLCSDRASFVTGAAMPVDGGWTAA; from the coding sequence ATGATCGCTGGGGCCTCCAGCGGAATCGGTGCCGCCGCCGCCCGGCTGTTCGCCGCCGAAGGAGCGTCGGTCGTCCTCATGGCCCGTCGCGAGGACCGGCTGCGGGCGTTGGCCGAGGAGATCACCGCGGCGGGCGGCAGGGCGCTCGCGGCGCCGGGCGACGTCACCGACCCGGGAGATGCGGCGCGGGTCGTCAAGAAGGCGGTCAACACCTACGGCGGACTCGACGGAGCATTCAACAACGCAGGCTGGGCGACCGCAGGGACGCCGCTGCATGAAACCGACGACGCGGTGTTCACTCAGGCACTCGACGTCAATCTGCGCGGCGTGTGGAACTGCCTCAAGGCCCAGATCGGCGTCATGCTTGAATCCGGCAGGGGCGGCTCCATCGTCAACACCGCCAGCATCGCCGGCGTTCTGGCCACCGGCGCGACCGCCCCGTACATAGCCGCCAAGCATGCGGTGATCGGCCTGACACGGGCCGCAGCGGACGAATACGGGCAACGAGGCATCCGGGTCAACGCGCTGGTCGTGGGCAGCACACGTACCGAGCTCATCAGGAGTGTCCTGGAGTCCGCACCAGCGCTCGAAGAGGTATTCACCATGCGCTCTTTGCAGAAGCGCATGGCCCACCCCACCGAAGTGGCGCAAGCGGCCGCCTGGCTCTGCAGCGACCGTGCCTCCTTCGTCACGGGTGCCGCGATGCCCGTCGACGGAGGCTGGACCGCGGCCTGA